A stretch of the Streptomyces sp. NBC_00078 genome encodes the following:
- a CDS encoding peptidase inhibitor family I36 protein, whose protein sequence is MKAKRAIVAGAALLATSLGVAQGTAFADVHNSSDTKGHTGRCASSHVCLYYHSGESGAKFSVAYDDNNAQVTAAIPDLAGHYFDSSGAGAGQSVKNNAASAEIYGSHCSLWVYYNSNYGGNVDYFGDSSYGQLWYTYNEDASLKAGCP, encoded by the coding sequence ATGAAGGCAAAGAGAGCCATCGTCGCCGGCGCTGCACTTCTGGCAACTTCCCTGGGGGTGGCACAGGGCACCGCGTTCGCCGACGTTCATAACTCGTCGGACACGAAGGGGCATACCGGTCGGTGCGCCTCCAGTCACGTATGCCTCTACTATCACTCGGGCGAGTCCGGGGCCAAGTTCAGCGTCGCCTACGACGACAACAACGCTCAGGTGACGGCCGCGATACCGGATCTCGCCGGCCACTACTTCGACTCTTCCGGTGCCGGTGCGGGGCAGTCGGTGAAGAACAACGCCGCGTCGGCCGAAATCTACGGCTCGCACTGCTCCCTGTGGGTCTATTACAACAGTAACTATGGCGGAAACGTCGACTACTTTGGCGACAGTTCCTATGGGCAGCTCTGGTACACGTACAACGAGGACGCCTCCTTGAAGGCAGGCTGCCCGTAA